GAAGACGGCGCTGCTGCGCTCCGAGGACTTCGGGCTCGCGGTGTCGCTGCCCGTCACCTTCCCCACCGCCCCGCCGGACTCGTACCTGGGCGGCGGCAGCGTCACCTTCAACCCCACCCTCGTGGGCGAGTGGCGCGGCCCCCGCGGCTCGGCCGTCATGGCCAACGCCGGCCTCTTCTTCGGCAAGCCCCAGCAGTTCCTCAACCTCCACCTCGGCACCTCGGTGACGTACGGCCTCGGTGGCAAGGTGGACCTGGTGCCCCGCTGGAAGCTCGCCCTCCTGTCCACGCTGGCCGGTGAGGTGGGGCTCAACAGTCCCTCCGTCCCCACCAGCCCCCTGGAGCTGCTGGTGGCGCTGCGCTTGGGCTACTTCAAGAACCTGGAGATGACGCTGGGCGGTGGCCCCGGCCTCACCAACGGCTTCGGCACGCCGCGCTTCCGCGTGCTCGCGGCCCTGAGCTACGCGCCCTCGGACGCCCTGAAGCGCCCGGTGCAGCCCGCTCCGGCTCCGGTGAACCCCATCGTCGTCGCTCCGCCTCCGCCGCCTCCTCCTCCCGCGCTCGTGGCGCATGACGACGAGGGCCGGGTGCTCGCGGGCCAGTCCATCACGCTGAACATCCTGCAGAACGACGAGGGCCAGCCTGGCGAGCTGCTGCGCGTGGCCGAGCTGGGGACGACGTCCGGTGGCGGCATCGTGGAGACCACGCCCGAGGGAGTGCTGCGCTACACGGCGAAGGAGGGCTTCTCCGGCCGCGACACGTTCACCTACCGCGTCACGGGTGGCCCCGAGCGCTCGGCCATGGCCAACGTCGCGGTGCTGGTCGAGGCGCCTCCTCCGCCGCCCCCGCCGCCCGCTCCGGCGAAGGTGGTGGTGGAGAAGGGCAAGCTGCGCACGATGGACAAGGTGTTCTTCGCCACGGCCAAGGACAACGTGCTGCCCGAGTCCCAGACCATCCTCGACCAGGTGGCCGCGGTGCTGGAGAGCAACCCGGACATCCAGAAGCTGCGCATCGAGGCGCACACGGACAGCGCCGGCAAGGCCACCTACAACAAGGACCTGTCACAGCGCCGGGCGAAGTGGGTGCGTGAGTACCTCGTGCAGAAGGGCATCGCGCCGCAGCGGCTGACGTCGGAGGGCTTCGGCATGGAGAAGCCCATCGACACCAACGCCACGCCCGAGGGCCGCGCCAACAACCGGCGCGTGGAGTTCGTGGTCCTCGAGTAGGCCCCGCCAGTGGGCCGCCCCCGGCCTGGAACCGGGGGCAAGGGCTCGAGGACGTGGAGTGCCGGTCCCCCCTGGCATTCCACCCCTCGGGCCCGCTGGTGTTTCCGGCGGCACGGTGGAGCGTGAAGAGCAGATGCACCGTGCCCTTCGGCATGAGAAGAAGCGCCCCACCGGAAACGGGAAGGGAGCCGCTCATGAACGACTGGAAGCTGCCGTGGGAAGGTGGATGCCGTTGTGGACGGGTGAGGCTGAAGATCAGCGCACCGCCCCTGCTCACCATGGCCTGTCACTGCACGGGCTGCCAGCGGATGAGCGCCAGCGCCTTCTCCCTGAGTGCCGCCATCCCCACCCAGGGATTCGAGGTGACGCAAGGCGAGCCCGTCATCGGTGGCCTCCACGGCGAGCACCGTCATTACTTCTGCCCGTACTGCATGAGCTGGATGTTCACGCGGCCCCACGGCGTCGACACGTTCGTCAACATGCGCGCGACGATGCTCGATGACCCGAGCTGGTTCAGCCCGTTCATGGAGACGTGGACGAGCGAGAAGCTCCCCTGGGCCACCACGCCCGCGGTCCACAGCTTCGCGAAGCTGCCCGAGTTCCACGAGTACAAGGGGCTGACGGACGCGTACGCGGCGCAGGCGAAGCGGCCGGGCTCGAGCCATCGAAAATAGAGGCCGTGTAACCGTCCGGGAGGGGGCTGCGTACCCAGACCTACGACGCTGCATCTCACCCCTCGAGGAACGACACCATGAGCCTCTGGAGCCCCGGCGCCCGCGACGCCTACCGCAAGTCCCACCCTGGTTCCTTCGGGACCAGCAACCGCATCGAGACCCTCCCCAAGAAGCTCGAGAAGCCGGCGGGGGAGGCCCGTCAGCCGCAGCCCACCCGGACCACCGGTATCTGGGGCCCCCAGGCCCGCGACGCCTATGTCGCGGCCCAGCGCCAGGAGCAGCTCAAGGAGAAGATCGCGAAGTTCGCGGAGCAGGTGCGCGAGGGCCTTCCGCCCCTGTCCACCGACTGCTTCGACACCGCGCCCACCGGCCGCAACCCGCGCGCCCACCAGCGCTGAGCCCCGCGGAGCCGGGGTCTGCTCGCTCGTCCAAGCCAGAAGGGGTCAGTCCTTTCAGGGGGGAGGCTCCGGCCGCGATGTGGAGCAACTGGTCCGATTGTCGGACCAGTCGGCACGCCGCGCGGCCGGAAGGTGCTCCGTGCTTTCCTGCAAGAGCACCCCTGAAGGAACTGACTTCCGCTTGCCTAGAAGTGGCCGGCGCGGGCCTCGTCGAAGGACACCCGGTGCTTCATGTAGAGGGTGTCCAGCATGTGGTTGCTGATGGGGTTGAGGTTGCCATCCGTGAAGCGGTGCACCACGGCGCCCTTGCCCGCGTCCTTCAGGAAGTCGAGCGGATCCACACTGCCGCCCAGGCCCGTGAGCGTGGGCACCGGGTCCGCGTTGTTGACGTAGTGCACGTACTGGGGGCCGTCCGGGTACTTCGTCGAGGCCGCGCCAAACGTCTCCACCTTCAGGTGGCTCATCAGCTGCTCCGTCTGGGCCTTGGACAGCCCATCCTCCAGGCGCAGCCGCTGCTCCACGTCGAAGAGGGCCCGCGCGGTGATGAGGCCTCCCTGGCTGTAGCCCATCAGGTGCACGTCCCGGCCGGCCTTGAGCTCGGAGTAGAGGGTGTCCGCCAGCGTGTCCACGGCCGGGTTGGAGCCCTTGTCCAGCTTGTCCGTCACGCACTGGGCCAGGTCCGTCACCAGGCCCTGGGTGGCGTTGTGGATGCCCACCACCTTGGCGCCCGAGGTGTCCGCGATGGACTGCATCTCCTTCAGCTGCCCGTCCAGCGGCGTCATGATGCCGTTGACGTAGAGGATGGTCTCCGAGGGGTTCGGGTTGTTCTTGGGGGTGACGCCCGGAATCTGACCCAGGGCGGTGCCGGGCGGGAACGTCTGGCCCTGCGTCCCCACGAACTTCCCGTCGGACAGGCGGTCCGGCTTCGCGTCACCGCCGAAGAGCCGATTCAGCTCGGCCACGTGCGCGGACTCGAACACGTCCAGGCCCATCTTCACGAAGCGGGGGACATCGGCCAGCCCGCTCTTGGCCAGGTCCACCACTTTCTCCAGCGGATTCAGGGACTTGCGCTCATTGCCCGTGCGGGCGGTGGCGGTGCTCGCCGGGTTGAACGCGCTCACGTTGCGATGGATGGACGTCATGGCCGGCTCCTGCTGATTCAAGAATCAATACGTGGCCTCATTATCCGGCGCGGTGGGGGGAAAGTTGCGTACCCGGGGCGAGC
The sequence above is drawn from the Archangium gephyra genome and encodes:
- a CDS encoding GFA family protein, coding for MNDWKLPWEGGCRCGRVRLKISAPPLLTMACHCTGCQRMSASAFSLSAAIPTQGFEVTQGEPVIGGLHGEHRHYFCPYCMSWMFTRPHGVDTFVNMRATMLDDPSWFSPFMETWTSEKLPWATTPAVHSFAKLPEFHEYKGLTDAYAAQAKRPGSSHRK